The DNA window GATGTCGAAAGCGCTTGCCACCGAACTGATTCTGCACTCCTTTTTCGTTTCGATGCCGAGTGTGGCCTGAGCCGTGCTTGCTGTGTTGCCGTGGCATTCCATAAGGTCGCGGCAATGTTTCAAGTCGGGGCGAAGCGGGGTAATCCAAAATGAGGAACGGGGCTTCGGGACCGTGCCTGAGTGCGGTATTCGTAGATTACGACAACATCTATCTTTCGCTGAAGCGCAGGAACGAAGAAGTCGCCAAGCGCTTCGCCAAGGACGCCCTGCACTGGCTCAAGGAGATTGAGAGCGGACGGCTCATCACGCCCACGAACGGCCCTTCGCCGATGCTCGACCGGCGCATGGTGATGAACCGCTGCTACGGTAACCCCGTGCCGCGGCGCAACAGCCGCGACAACTCCACGGACATGAGTTCGTTCCCGTTCATCCGGCACCACTTCCTCAGGGCCGGGTTCGAGATCGTGGACTGCCCGCCACTGACCGCCCAGCTCAAGAACTCGTCGGACATCCGGATGGTCATGGACATCCGCGACTTCCTCACGCACGACACCTACTTCGACGAGTTCGTGATCCTTTCGGGCGACGCCGATTTCACGCCGGTACTGCACCGCCTCAGGGCCCATGCGCGGCGAACCGTGATCTACGCCAACGAATTCACCGCCACGCCCTATACGGCGATCTGCGACGGCGAAATCCGCGAGGAAGCGCTCATGGCGCTGCTCATGGACGGTGCCGTTCCCGAGATCACAAGCCAGCCGGTCGAAGTCGAGCCGGTGGTCTCCGTCAACGCACGTGACGCGCAGCGCCAGGCGATCGTCGCCGAGGTGGTGGATCACATCCGCCATTCCGATTCGGCCGTGCCGATCGAGACCCTCGCCGACCGGGCGCAGCGGGCGCTCGGCTACGAAAAGACGATCGGGACGGGTTGGGGTGGCCACGGCGCCTTCCGCACGTTCCTGATCGAGAACCTGCCCGCCGAAATCCGCCTGACCACACAGCCGCCCTACCTCGCCTTCGAGCCCGGGCGGCATGCCGACCCCGAGGCACAGCCTGCCGCCAGCCCGGCGAATGCCGGGGCCCCTGCGTCGCCGCCCGCGCAACCGCGCGTGGACGCCGTACCGGTTTCGGCACCCCGGCCGCCCGAGGCCGCGCGTTCCGAGCCGGCGAAGTCGGCCCCTCCCGCGACCGGAGCGAACAACCCGGCGGGCGGTTTTGGAATGCAAGGCTCGCGCTTCGACGTTCCGCCTTCCCAGCCGACGGGGGCCGTACCGCCGCCGCAGCGGCCGCAAGCGGCCTCCGGCCAAGCGGCGACGGCACCGGCGCCGAGCAGCGCGGCGGTGCCACCATCACAGCCGGTGCGAAACCAGAGTTTCGATGCCAAGGCGTCCATCACGCGGATTCACGAGGCTTGTCAGGCACCGGCTCTCTCGCCGGCACAGTATGGGCAGCTGTTCGAGGCGCTCGCCGCCGAAATCAAGGCGAGCGGGCTCAATGGCGCCCAGACGATCACGAACATCATGAACCGTGCCCAGGCGGTGGGCCTTACGGTGCGCCGCGACGACGTTCGTTTCGTGCTCGACGTCGTGAGCGAAGCGGACCCGTGGTTCGAGCAGGGCGCGTCGGCCGTGCTCTTTGCCGGGCGTTTCCGGAACTTCGTCGTGGCCCGCTGCCGGACGCAGGGACTGACGCTCTCGGCCCAGGAGATCGATCTCATCGATGCCTGGTTCGCTGGTGGCGCGCTGTCGCGCTCCGACACGCGGCCGAGCGAGCCCGTGCGTGCGATGCCACCCCAGCAGCCCGCGGTCGATCCGGTCGGCCAGAGCGGCGGCTATGCTCCCGTTCAACGCACCGCCTCCGGCAATCCGCAGGAGCCCCATCAGGGCGAGCCGTCGCGACGGGCGAACGAAGAGGAGGTCGACCGTTGGTGGACCCAGGAAGAGCGCCGGCAAGTTCCCGAACGGGCGAGGCCGGCCGCTGCTCAGGGCTACGGCGGTGCTGCCTATGGCGAGCCGGAGGATCTTGCCTCGGCCGACTTCGGGCAGATGCCGCGCATCGTGCGCTCGCAGATGGGGCAGTGACCAGGGCGAGCCCGTGCGGCCTGCGCGCGGGGCGGTGGCAGGAGCCAACGAATGGGGTGGGCGCCGGAAGGGGCCCGCCCCGTTTCCGTTTTCGGCGGAGCGGTACATCCTGTCGATGGCCGGGGAGGAGACCGCGGCTTTCTCAGGCCCGAATTCGTGCCCCTGGCGAGCGCCGGATGCGGCGCGATCGACCCGAGCAGGTTAGCTGTGATGGTTTGCGGCAGTCGAAGCGGTCAGCGCGTCGGAACGGGCGTCTCGCCGCGATAGTCGTAGAACCCGCGCTGAGTCTTGCGTCCGAGCCAGCCGGCCTCGACGTACTTCACGAGGAGCGGGCACGGGCGATACTTCGAATCCGCGAGCCCTTCATAGAGCACCTGCATGACCGACAGACAGGTGTCGAGACCGATAAAATCGGCGAGTTCGAGGGGGCCCATCGGGTGGTTGGCGCCGAGCTTCATGGCGCGGTCGATCGCCTCGACGCTGCCGACCCCTTCATAGAGCGTATAAACCGCCTCGTTGATCATCGGCAGCAGGATGCGGTTGACGATGAAGGCCGGAAAGTCCTCGGCCACCGCCGACGTCTTTCCAAGACTGTCAATGAAGGCGATCGTCGCCTGGAACGCCTCCTCCTCGGTCTGGATGCCGCGAATGACCTCGACGAGTTGCATCAGCGGCACCGGATTCATGAAGTGCATGCCGATGAATCGCTCGGGCCGATCGGTTACCGAGGCAAGGCGCGTGATGGAGATCGAGGAGGTGTTCGAGGCGATCAGCGCACCCGCCTTCAGGCTGGGGCAGAGCTTGGTGAAAATCTGTCGCTTGACCTGCTCGTCCTCGGTGGCCGCTTCGATGACGAGATCGACGTCGGCGAAATCGGCATAGGAGCCAGCATAGGAGATGCGTGCGACAGCGGCGGCGGTCGCAGCCTCGGCGACGAGCCCCTTGGCGGCCTGTCGACGCATGTTGCGCTTGATGGTTTCGAGTGCCGCGTCATAACGCTCGCGGGTCAGGTCGTTGAGCCGGACTTCGTAACCGGCGATCGAGGCGACATGGGCGATACCGTTGCCCATCTGGCCGGCACCGATGATGCCGATGGTGCGGATATCGACGGGTCCTTTGGGGCGGTCGCTCATGTCCTATCCATTCCCAACGGGTATTCGGCGAGAGGCCCACGTCCACCGACCGAGCCGGCGAACGCGGGCCGCCGCGTCATGCCACCTTTTTCAACTCGGCCTCGAGTTCCGGCAAAGCCTTGAAGAGGTCGGCGACCAAGCCGTAGTCGGCGACCTGGAAAATCGGCGCCTCCTCGTCCTTGTTGATCGCGACGATCACCTTGCTGTCCTTCATGCCGGCGAGATGCTGGATGGCCCCGGAGATGCCGACAGCGATGTAAAGGTCGGGTGCGACGACCTTGCCGGTCTGGCCGACCTGATACTCGTTCGGTACGAAGCCGGCATCGACGGCCGCGCGGCTCGCGCCAACGGCGGCGTTGAGGAGGTCGGCGACGCGCTCCAGCAGAACGAAGTTGTCGCCCGATTGCATGCCGCGACCGCCCGAGACGACGATCTTGGCGGACGCCAGCTCGGGGCGATCCGAGCGGGACAATTCCTCGCGCACGAACGACGAAATCGCGATCGGGGCCGGCGCCGAGGCCGTCTCGACCGGCGCCGAGCCACCTTCCTCGGCCGCCGCGAAGGCGGCAAACCGGACCGTGACGACGCGCTTGCCGTCGGTCGTCTGGACGGTCTGGATGGCGTTGCCGGCATAGATCGGGCGCTCGAAAGTGTCGGGCGCCAGCACGGCGGTGATGTCCGAGACCTGGCCGACATCGAGCAGGGCGGCAACGCGCGGCACGATGTTCTTGGCCGAGTTGGTGGCGGCAGCGACGAGGTTGTCGTGGCTCGACATGAGCCCGACGACGAGGCTGGCCATCTCTTCCGCGAGATGCCGCTCGAGGTGCGCGGCTTCCACGAGGATCACCTTGGCGACCCCCTCGAGGCGGGCGGCCGCATCGGCGACCGCGCGGCAGCCGTTGCCGGCGACCAGCACATGCACGGGCGCGCCCATGGCGCGGGCGGCGGTGAGGGCCTTGGCGGTGGCGGGATTGAGGGCCGAGTTGTCGTGCTCGGCGATGAGAAGGGTTGCCATGGTCAGATCACTCCCGCCTCGTTACGCAGCTTGGCCACCAGTTCCTCGACGCTCGCCACCCGCACGCCCGACTTGCGGGCCGGCGGCTCCACGGTCTTGACGATGCGCACGCGCGGCGTGATGTCGACGCCGAAGTCCTCCGGGGACTTGATGTCGAGCGGCTTCTTCTTGGCCTTCATGATGTTGGGAAGCGCGGCAAAGCGCGGCTCGTTGAGGCGCAGGTCCGTGGTCACGACGGCCGGCATGTCGAGCGCCACGGTCTGCAGGCCGCCGTCGACCTCGCGCGTGACGTTGAGCTTGCCGCCCTCGACGGCGATCTTGGAGGCGAACGTGCCCTGCGGCCAGCCGAGCATCGCGGCCAGCATCTGGCCGGTCTGGTTGCAGTCGTCGTCGATCGCCTGCTTGCCGACGATGACCAGTCCCGGCGCCTCGGCTTCGGCGACCTTGCGCAGCAGTTTGGCAACGGCGAGCGGCTCGACCAACTGATCGGTCTTGATGAGAATGCCGCGGTCCGCCCCCATGGCAAGGGCCGTGCGAATCGTCTCCTGCGCTTTCTCGGGCCCGATGGA is part of the Hyphomicrobiales bacterium genome and encodes:
- a CDS encoding NYN domain-containing protein, with the translated sequence MRNGASGPCLSAVFVDYDNIYLSLKRRNEEVAKRFAKDALHWLKEIESGRLITPTNGPSPMLDRRMVMNRCYGNPVPRRNSRDNSTDMSSFPFIRHHFLRAGFEIVDCPPLTAQLKNSSDIRMVMDIRDFLTHDTYFDEFVILSGDADFTPVLHRLRAHARRTVIYANEFTATPYTAICDGEIREEALMALLMDGAVPEITSQPVEVEPVVSVNARDAQRQAIVAEVVDHIRHSDSAVPIETLADRAQRALGYEKTIGTGWGGHGAFRTFLIENLPAEIRLTTQPPYLAFEPGRHADPEAQPAASPANAGAPASPPAQPRVDAVPVSAPRPPEAARSEPAKSAPPATGANNPAGGFGMQGSRFDVPPSQPTGAVPPPQRPQAASGQAATAPAPSSAAVPPSQPVRNQSFDAKASITRIHEACQAPALSPAQYGQLFEALAAEIKASGLNGAQTITNIMNRAQAVGLTVRRDDVRFVLDVVSEADPWFEQGASAVLFAGRFRNFVVARCRTQGLTLSAQEIDLIDAWFAGGALSRSDTRPSEPVRAMPPQQPAVDPVGQSGGYAPVQRTASGNPQEPHQGEPSRRANEEEVDRWWTQEERRQVPERARPAAAQGYGGAAYGEPEDLASADFGQMPRIVRSQMGQ
- a CDS encoding 3-hydroxybutyryl-CoA dehydrogenase, translating into MSDRPKGPVDIRTIGIIGAGQMGNGIAHVASIAGYEVRLNDLTRERYDAALETIKRNMRRQAAKGLVAEAATAAAVARISYAGSYADFADVDLVIEAATEDEQVKRQIFTKLCPSLKAGALIASNTSSISITRLASVTDRPERFIGMHFMNPVPLMQLVEVIRGIQTEEEAFQATIAFIDSLGKTSAVAEDFPAFIVNRILLPMINEAVYTLYEGVGSVEAIDRAMKLGANHPMGPLELADFIGLDTCLSVMQVLYEGLADSKYRPCPLLVKYVEAGWLGRKTQRGFYDYRGETPVPTR
- a CDS encoding electron transfer flavoprotein subunit alpha/FixB family protein, translated to MATLLIAEHDNSALNPATAKALTAARAMGAPVHVLVAGNGCRAVADAAARLEGVAKVILVEAAHLERHLAEEMASLVVGLMSSHDNLVAAATNSAKNIVPRVAALLDVGQVSDITAVLAPDTFERPIYAGNAIQTVQTTDGKRVVTVRFAAFAAAEEGGSAPVETASAPAPIAISSFVREELSRSDRPELASAKIVVSGGRGMQSGDNFVLLERVADLLNAAVGASRAAVDAGFVPNEYQVGQTGKVVAPDLYIAVGISGAIQHLAGMKDSKVIVAINKDEEAPIFQVADYGLVADLFKALPELEAELKKVA
- a CDS encoding electron transfer flavoprotein subunit beta/FixA family protein, whose product is MKILVPVKRVVDYNVKIRVKADGSGVELENVKMSMNPFDEISVEAAIRLKEAGAASEIVVVSIGPEKAQETIRTALAMGADRGILIKTDQLVEPLAVAKLLRKVAEAEAPGLVIVGKQAIDDDCNQTGQMLAAMLGWPQGTFASKIAVEGGKLNVTREVDGGLQTVALDMPAVVTTDLRLNEPRFAALPNIMKAKKKPLDIKSPEDFGVDITPRVRIVKTVEPPARKSGVRVASVEELVAKLRNEAGVI